Proteins encoded in a region of the Takifugu flavidus isolate HTHZ2018 chromosome 8, ASM371156v2, whole genome shotgun sequence genome:
- the cfap74 gene encoding cilia- and flagella-associated protein 74 isoform X9 — translation MFKLRRSMHQLASLRTQKEKEVLTAREELKLCHQKIQSVTEQRNDLEEEIERQKEAERSAVVFRLRAQHKHVCLMLHNEEELRSRIKAELKQHELELNKVELELGRLSLFQQEVREEEEAYKLHKAQKAVLRLQQQRKASQNMQLKRQHLINEQAAEKMKMEAEHQRKAEASRLSHMITDKYLKETIKRINQQKAEEEQQRMEMQKRRTQAAESLKSNIEANKKSIRLQQRRARAGGQKNEQQRERWQAEGINSIRMMHQQGMMKPKLKEFRDRGEFEKAEIETKLHPEDQRVTSKEPHKRRWVSTKERLRSLSQSRESCSNYQELSLTSGCEEPCADKDVTEMSSSPSVSDAEDLEDAAYRQEFQQSFAGRLNEPEVPGLWDWDSNVPRKFLTEETTSVLTKVKRGNPAESEGKLPVKVDGKEMKGPLFVSKPPMIHFKDFDVGKTYKKKIILTNSSSVTEHCKFLRVSSQLQDFISINFRPPGRLAAGMSCEMQAVFQPTFNKDLEGDVVFSAEAGVFSVPLRCTIKKCDLEVDSQFIDFGTYVVGQTTSRTFTLANKGALAIFFSLDTSAALFGERCRAQLTTQDVARDNQTSSVSTLLEDSQLKHEELPEALLQKQSDDPLPEDIPETCASAREDAQMDQSHSDCSDLTLGKVRDGELGPFESIKLKVIFTPTIPGEARLKFYIKFSDSTIKPIPIHVTGVAVTIPVWVAKPSVDLRICLFDHLYQDIITVQSRASTTLKLTFEVCPELRKHMKILPKTGFIQAQSTFNGQLKFLPRSSLSKDAHKYFDADTGVLEVPVVLQIAGQVKPVQFIVNAIVTTSDLQFDLSEVDFGDCSIYYPVEKSVGLTNLSLLPQEFGFVGVPECIDVQPNDGFGTLLPQETLRFDLIFCPTVDKDYSFQLTCKSEYNRDFRLSCRGTGVHPPLELSHSLVQFGDTAVGDCSSSVLFLTNHEVTKGKVTPVPPRLFSFALPGDCEISISPAAGRLQPGERSPILVTFRPALSDQAIRDEAQRLLQREMSLCEEEMDKKKLEVKKTMVIRKGKRAPVSPKDGIMSSIPQTDQQTELLNPADIQPGSWLYEEARTTLLCHFPQCFNEYIVPCFVSDGIPPEEDLQEPPPWSHINTLYLKMWCPAVRPPLVVTSNIPHNTVDFDRVIVGEKVIKRMTIQNICQDSLDLRSSLLDLNGSFSLLNALRCLKPGQKHTLVLAFRPSQEKKYCERLDVYAQTMTLAVVLQGEGVVPAVTCSHQGGILDFGYVLEKESTSQVLKLQNGSLVTVGFRVQLASLCPSLSEDEADSVTGTQNYSGMGVFSVSPAEGSISPEQSVDVVISFQPDHPSVNYRDRLSIKLRNQMDVCVMDLRGAASSHNMYLYGGDPLKAPAESLLPPLISSQFQLTAEAAVMGKAPVPILVTLWARYSAGVLIPAVRQLQLGCISSSQFSEKGGEFLWDDVASLQELGFSLQPSKGTIEPGQKHTVSITWTPNRGYKPFEVVQTCVSVWLKGAQTSVYRVTLMALVSNT, via the exons ATGTTCAAGCTGAGACGAAGCATGCACCAGCTGGCCTCTTTACGCAcgcagaaggagaaggaagtgCTGACAGCCAG agaagaGCTCAAACTGTGTCATCAGAAAATCCAGAGTGTGACGGAGCAGAGAAATGACCTGGAGGAAGAGATCGAACGgcaaaaagaagcagagaggag CGCGGTAGTGTTTCGTTTGCGAGCCCAGCATAAGCATGTGTGTCTGATGCTGCAcaatgaggaggagctgagaagCCGCATCAAGGCTGAGCTGAAGCAACACGA ACTGGAGCTGAACAAGGTGGAATTGGAACTTGGCAGGTTGTCCTTGTTCCAGCAGGAGgtgcgggaggaggaggaggcctaTAAGCTCCATAAGGCCCAGAAGGCAgtgctgaggctgcagcagcaaaggaAAGCCAGCCAGAACATGCAGCTCAAGAGGCAGCATCTGATAAA tgaacaggcagcagagaaaatgaaaatggaggCAGAACATCAGAGGAAGGCAGAAGCAAGCCGCCTCAGCCACATGATAACTGATAAATACTTGAAAGAGACCATTAAAAG GATAAATCAGCAAAAAGCTGAGGAAGAACAGCAGAGGATGGAGATGCAGAAACGGAGGACACAGGCAGCAGAGTCACTAAAGTCAAACATAGAAGCTAACAAA AAAAGCATTCGCCTTCAACAAAGACGAGCCAGAGCAGGCGGACAGAAGaatgagcagcagagagaacgTTGGCAGGCTGAAGGCATCAACAGCATCCGGATGATGCATCAACAGGGGATGATGAAACCAAAGCTAAA GGAATTCCGAGACAGGGGGGAGTTTGAAAAGGCAGAAATTGAGACAAAATTGCACCCTGAGGACCAGCGGGTAACGAGCAAAGAGCCTCATAAGAGAAGGTGGGTCTCCACCAAAGAAAGGCTACGATCCCTGTCCCAGTCAAGAGAGAGCTGCTCTAACTACCAGGAGCTGAGCCTCACATCAGGCTGTGAGGAACCATGCGCAGAC AAAGACGTCACTGAGATGAGCAGTTCGCCATCGGTTTCTGACGCTGAAGACCTGGAGGACGCAGCGTACCGACAAGAGTTCCAGCAGAGCTTCGCTGGAAGACTGAATGAGCCTGAGGTCCCTGGGCTGTGGGACTGGGACTCCAATGTGCCAAGA AAATTCCTGACTGAAGAAACGACATCGGTCCTGACAAAAGTGAAACGAGGGAACCCAGCGGAGTCAGAGGGAAAGCTACCTGTGAAGGTCGatgggaaagaaatgaaagggcCTCTCTTTGTCAGCAAACCACCGATGATCCACTTTAAG GACTTTGATGTTGGCAAAACCTATAAGAAGAAAATCATCCTGACGAACAGCAGCTCTGTCACTGAGCACTGCAAGTTTCTCAGGGTCTCCTCCCAACTGCAGGACTTCATCTCTATCAA cTTTAGGCCTCCTGGTCGTTTAGCTGCTGGAATGTCCTGTGAGATGCAGGCTGTTTTTCAACCTACA TTTAACAAGGACCTGGAAGGAGATGTTGTGTTTTCCGCAGAAGCTGGTGTCTTCTCTGTTCCCCTCCGATGCACAATAAAGAAATGTGAC CTTGAAGTTGACAGCCAGTTCATTGACTTCGGAACATACGTGGTGGGCCAGACGACGTCGCGGACTTTCACTTTGGCCAACAAGGGAGCGCTGGCCATCTTTTTCAGCCTGGATACGTCTGCAGCCCTCTTTGGAGAAAGATGTCGGGCCCAGTTGACAACCCAG GATGTAGCACGTGATAACCAGACAAGCTCTGTGTCAACGCTACTTGAAGATTCCCAACTAAAGCATGAGGAGCTCCCTGAAGCATTGCTGCAAAAGCAGTCAG ACGATCCCCTTCCAGAAGATATTCCTGAGACTTGTGCATCAGCCAGAGAAGATGCCCAGATGGACCAGAGCCACTCTGACTGCAGTGACCTAACTCTGGGAAAA GTGAGAGATGGCGAACTCGGACCTTTTGAAAGCATTAAGCTGAAGGTTATATTTACTCCCACCATCCCAGGAGAGGCCAGACTAAAGTTCTACATCAAATTCTCTGACTCAACCATCAAACCA ATACCTATCCACGTGACTGGAGTGGCCGTCACCATCCCCGTGTGGGTGGCTAAACCCAGCGTTGACCTAAGGATCTGCCTCTTTGATCACCTCTATCAAGACATCATCACCGTCCAAAGCAG GGCCAGCACAACCTTGAAGCTGACCTTTGAAGTGTGCCCAGAACTGAGGAAACACATGAAGATCCTTCCAAAGACCGGCTTCATCCAGGCTCAATCAACCTTTAATGGTCAACTCAAGTTCCTGCCACG AAGCTCTTTATCCAAAGATGCCCACAAGTATTTCGACGCAGATACGGGGGTTCTGGAAGTCCCGGTGGTGCTGCAAATTGCAGGACAG GTGAAGCCTGTCCAGTTCATCGTTAACGCCATCGTCACCACATCAGACCTGCAGTTCGACCTCTCAGAGGTTGACTTTGGCGACTGTTCCATTTACTACCCGGTGGAAAAGAGCGTTGGCCTCACCAACCtgtctctgctgcctcaggagtttGGATTTGTGGGCGTTCCAGAG TGTATAGACGTCCAGCCCAATGATGGATTTGGAACTCTGCTCCCGCAAGAAACCCTGAGGTTTGACCTGATCTTCTGTCCCACTGTGGACAAAGACTACAGTTTCCAACTCACCTGCAAATCAGAATATAACAG AGATTTCCGACTGTCTTGTCGGGGGACAGGCGTCCACCCACCTTTAGAGCTGTCCCACTCTCTGGTTCAGTTCGGGGATACAGCAGTCGGCGACTGCTCAAGCTCTGTACTTTTCCTCACTAACCATGAAGTAACCAAGGGCAAGGTGACCCCTGTGCCACCCAGGCTGTTCTCCTTCGCTCTTCCTGGTGATTGTGAAATCAGCATTAGTCCTGCTGCAGGCAGACTGCAGCCCGGAGAG AGAAGTCCGATCCTGGTGACCTTTAGGCCCGCACTGTCGGATCAAGCCATCAGAGACGAGGCCCAGCGTCTTCTCCAGCGAGAGATGTCACTCTGTGAGGAGGAAATGGACAAGAAGAAGCTTGAAGTGAAG AAGACCATGGTGATAAGGAAAGGAAAGAGGGCCCCTGTGTCCCCAAAGGACGGCATCATGTCAAGCATCCCACAGACAGACCAGCAAACTGAGTTATTAAATCCTGCTGACATACAACCAGG ATCATGGCTGTATGAAGAGGCCAGGACCACGCTGCTGTGTCATTTCCCACAGTGTTTCAACGAGTACATTGTTCCCTGCTTCGTGTCTGATGGAATTCCTCCAGAGGAAGACTTACAGGAGCCGCCACCATGGAG TCACATCAACACACTTTACCTGAAGATGTGGTGTCCTGCTGTGAGACCCCCGCTCGTGGTGACGTCCAACATCCCACACAATACTGTAGACTTCGATCGGGTGATAGTGG gaGAAAAAGTTATCAAGAGGATGACAATTCAGAACATTTGCCAGGACTCTTTAGAT CTCAGGTCATCTCTCTTGGACTTAAATGGCAGTTTTTCCCTTCTAAATGCGCTGAGATGCTTAAAACctggacaaaaacacacccTGGTGCTGGCCTTCAGACCATCTCAGGAGAAAAAG TACTGTGAAAGGCTGGACGTGTACGCTCAAACAATGACCTTAGCGGTGGTGCTGCAGGGGGAGGGCGTGGTTCCTGCTGTCACCTGTTCTCATCAAGGTGGGATCCTCGACTTTGGTTATGTTCTGGAGAAGGAGAGCACATCgcaggtcctgaag ctgcagaacgGCTCATTGGTGACAGTGGGCTTCAGGGTGCAGCTGGCCAGCCTCTGCCCCTCCTTGTCTGAGGATGAAGCCGACTCTGTGACAG GAACCCAGAATTACAGCGGGATGGGCGTGTTCAGTGTGtcgccagcagagggcagcatttCCCCAGAACAGAGCGTGGACGTCGTGATCTCGTTTCAGCCTGACCATCCCTCTGTGAACTACCGAGACAGACTTTCTATAAAGCTCAGGAACCAG atggatgtgtgtgtgatggatctGAGGGGTGCAGCTTCTTCCCATAACATGTATCTGTATGGGGGGGACCCACTGAAAGCCCCCGCTGAATCGCTCCTCCCACCACTGATTAGCAGCCAGTTTCAGCTCACAG CAGAGGCAGCAGTGATGGGGAAGGCCCCCGTGCCCATTCTGGTGACTCTGTGGGCCAGATACAGCGCAGGAGTCCTCATACCCGCAGTGCGACAGCTGCAACTGGGCTGCATCAGCTCCTCCCAGTTTAGTGAGAAG GGTGGGGAGTTTTTGTGGGATGACGTAGCATCACTGCAGGAGCTTGGCTTTAGTCTGCAGCCCAGTAAAGGCACCATAGAACCGGGCCAAAAACACACTGTCAGTATCACATGGACCCCCAACAGAGGATACAAG ccctTTGAGGTGGTGCAGACGTGTGTGTCGGTTTGGCTGAAAGGAGCTCAGACGAGCGTTTACAGAGTCACCCTGATGGCGCTGGTCTCCAACACCTGA
- the cfap74 gene encoding cilia- and flagella-associated protein 74 isoform X10, which translates to MEMQKRRTQAAESLKSNIEANKKSIRLQQRRARAGGQKNEQQRERWQAEGINSIRMMHQQGMMKPKLKEFRDRGEFEKAEIETKLHPEDQRVTSKEPHKRRWVSTKERLRSLSQSRESCSNYQELSLTSGCEEPCADKDVTEMSSSPSVSDAEDLEDAAYRQEFQQSFAGRLNEPEVPGLWDWDSNVPRKFLTEETTSVLTKVKRGNPAESEGKLPVKVDGKEMKGPLFVSKPPMIHFKDFDVGKTYKKKIILTNSSSVTEHCKFLRVSSQLQDFISINFRPPGRLAAGMSCEMQAVFQPTFNKDLEGDVVFSAEAGVFSVPLRCTIKKCDLEVDSQFIDFGTYVVGQTTSRTFTLANKGALAIFFSLDTSAALFGERCRAQLTTQDVARDNQTSSVSTLLEDSQLKHEELPEALLQKQSDDPLPEDIPETCASAREDAQMDQSHSDCSDLTLGKVRDGELGPFESIKLKVIFTPTIPGEARLKFYIKFSDSTIKPIPIHVTGVAVTIPVWVAKPSVDLRICLFDHLYQDIITVQSRASTTLKLTFEVCPELRKHMKILPKTGFIQAQSTFNGQLKFLPRSSLSKDAHKYFDADTGVLEVPVVLQIAGQVKPVQFIVNAIVTTSDLQFDLSEVDFGDCSIYYPVEKSVGLTNLSLLPQEFGFVGVPECIDVQPNDGFGTLLPQETLRFDLIFCPTVDKDYSFQLTCKSEYNRDFRLSCRGTGVHPPLELSHSLVQFGDTAVGDCSSSVLFLTNHEVTKGKVTPVPPRLFSFALPGDCEISISPAAGRLQPGERSPILVTFRPALSDQAIRDEAQRLLQREMSLCEEEMDKKKLEVKKTMVIRKGKRAPVSPKDGIMSSIPQTDQQTELLNPADIQPGSWLYEEARTTLLCHFPQCFNEYIVPCFVSDGIPPEEDLQEPPPWSHINTLYLKMWCPAVRPPLVVTSNIPHNTVDFDRVIVGEKVIKRMTIQNICQDSLDLRSSLLDLNGSFSLLNALRCLKPGQKHTLVLAFRPSQEKKYCERLDVYAQTMTLAVVLQGEGVVPAVTCSHQGGILDFGYVLEKESTSQVLKLQNGSLVTVGFRVQLASLCPSLSEDEADSVTGTQNYSGMGVFSVSPAEGSISPEQSVDVVISFQPDHPSVNYRDRLSIKLRNQMDVCVMDLRGAASSHNMYLYGGDPLKAPAESLLPPLISSQFQLTAEAAVMGKAPVPILVTLWARYSAGVLIPAVRQLQLGCISSSQFSEKGGEFLWDDVASLQELGFSLQPSKGTIEPGQKHTVSITWTPNRGYKPFEVVQTCVSVWLKGAQTSVYRVTLMALVSNT; encoded by the exons ATGGAGATGCAGAAACGGAGGACACAGGCAGCAGAGTCACTAAAGTCAAACATAGAAGCTAACAAA AAAAGCATTCGCCTTCAACAAAGACGAGCCAGAGCAGGCGGACAGAAGaatgagcagcagagagaacgTTGGCAGGCTGAAGGCATCAACAGCATCCGGATGATGCATCAACAGGGGATGATGAAACCAAAGCTAAA GGAATTCCGAGACAGGGGGGAGTTTGAAAAGGCAGAAATTGAGACAAAATTGCACCCTGAGGACCAGCGGGTAACGAGCAAAGAGCCTCATAAGAGAAGGTGGGTCTCCACCAAAGAAAGGCTACGATCCCTGTCCCAGTCAAGAGAGAGCTGCTCTAACTACCAGGAGCTGAGCCTCACATCAGGCTGTGAGGAACCATGCGCAGAC AAAGACGTCACTGAGATGAGCAGTTCGCCATCGGTTTCTGACGCTGAAGACCTGGAGGACGCAGCGTACCGACAAGAGTTCCAGCAGAGCTTCGCTGGAAGACTGAATGAGCCTGAGGTCCCTGGGCTGTGGGACTGGGACTCCAATGTGCCAAGA AAATTCCTGACTGAAGAAACGACATCGGTCCTGACAAAAGTGAAACGAGGGAACCCAGCGGAGTCAGAGGGAAAGCTACCTGTGAAGGTCGatgggaaagaaatgaaagggcCTCTCTTTGTCAGCAAACCACCGATGATCCACTTTAAG GACTTTGATGTTGGCAAAACCTATAAGAAGAAAATCATCCTGACGAACAGCAGCTCTGTCACTGAGCACTGCAAGTTTCTCAGGGTCTCCTCCCAACTGCAGGACTTCATCTCTATCAA cTTTAGGCCTCCTGGTCGTTTAGCTGCTGGAATGTCCTGTGAGATGCAGGCTGTTTTTCAACCTACA TTTAACAAGGACCTGGAAGGAGATGTTGTGTTTTCCGCAGAAGCTGGTGTCTTCTCTGTTCCCCTCCGATGCACAATAAAGAAATGTGAC CTTGAAGTTGACAGCCAGTTCATTGACTTCGGAACATACGTGGTGGGCCAGACGACGTCGCGGACTTTCACTTTGGCCAACAAGGGAGCGCTGGCCATCTTTTTCAGCCTGGATACGTCTGCAGCCCTCTTTGGAGAAAGATGTCGGGCCCAGTTGACAACCCAG GATGTAGCACGTGATAACCAGACAAGCTCTGTGTCAACGCTACTTGAAGATTCCCAACTAAAGCATGAGGAGCTCCCTGAAGCATTGCTGCAAAAGCAGTCAG ACGATCCCCTTCCAGAAGATATTCCTGAGACTTGTGCATCAGCCAGAGAAGATGCCCAGATGGACCAGAGCCACTCTGACTGCAGTGACCTAACTCTGGGAAAA GTGAGAGATGGCGAACTCGGACCTTTTGAAAGCATTAAGCTGAAGGTTATATTTACTCCCACCATCCCAGGAGAGGCCAGACTAAAGTTCTACATCAAATTCTCTGACTCAACCATCAAACCA ATACCTATCCACGTGACTGGAGTGGCCGTCACCATCCCCGTGTGGGTGGCTAAACCCAGCGTTGACCTAAGGATCTGCCTCTTTGATCACCTCTATCAAGACATCATCACCGTCCAAAGCAG GGCCAGCACAACCTTGAAGCTGACCTTTGAAGTGTGCCCAGAACTGAGGAAACACATGAAGATCCTTCCAAAGACCGGCTTCATCCAGGCTCAATCAACCTTTAATGGTCAACTCAAGTTCCTGCCACG AAGCTCTTTATCCAAAGATGCCCACAAGTATTTCGACGCAGATACGGGGGTTCTGGAAGTCCCGGTGGTGCTGCAAATTGCAGGACAG GTGAAGCCTGTCCAGTTCATCGTTAACGCCATCGTCACCACATCAGACCTGCAGTTCGACCTCTCAGAGGTTGACTTTGGCGACTGTTCCATTTACTACCCGGTGGAAAAGAGCGTTGGCCTCACCAACCtgtctctgctgcctcaggagtttGGATTTGTGGGCGTTCCAGAG TGTATAGACGTCCAGCCCAATGATGGATTTGGAACTCTGCTCCCGCAAGAAACCCTGAGGTTTGACCTGATCTTCTGTCCCACTGTGGACAAAGACTACAGTTTCCAACTCACCTGCAAATCAGAATATAACAG AGATTTCCGACTGTCTTGTCGGGGGACAGGCGTCCACCCACCTTTAGAGCTGTCCCACTCTCTGGTTCAGTTCGGGGATACAGCAGTCGGCGACTGCTCAAGCTCTGTACTTTTCCTCACTAACCATGAAGTAACCAAGGGCAAGGTGACCCCTGTGCCACCCAGGCTGTTCTCCTTCGCTCTTCCTGGTGATTGTGAAATCAGCATTAGTCCTGCTGCAGGCAGACTGCAGCCCGGAGAG AGAAGTCCGATCCTGGTGACCTTTAGGCCCGCACTGTCGGATCAAGCCATCAGAGACGAGGCCCAGCGTCTTCTCCAGCGAGAGATGTCACTCTGTGAGGAGGAAATGGACAAGAAGAAGCTTGAAGTGAAG AAGACCATGGTGATAAGGAAAGGAAAGAGGGCCCCTGTGTCCCCAAAGGACGGCATCATGTCAAGCATCCCACAGACAGACCAGCAAACTGAGTTATTAAATCCTGCTGACATACAACCAGG ATCATGGCTGTATGAAGAGGCCAGGACCACGCTGCTGTGTCATTTCCCACAGTGTTTCAACGAGTACATTGTTCCCTGCTTCGTGTCTGATGGAATTCCTCCAGAGGAAGACTTACAGGAGCCGCCACCATGGAG TCACATCAACACACTTTACCTGAAGATGTGGTGTCCTGCTGTGAGACCCCCGCTCGTGGTGACGTCCAACATCCCACACAATACTGTAGACTTCGATCGGGTGATAGTGG gaGAAAAAGTTATCAAGAGGATGACAATTCAGAACATTTGCCAGGACTCTTTAGAT CTCAGGTCATCTCTCTTGGACTTAAATGGCAGTTTTTCCCTTCTAAATGCGCTGAGATGCTTAAAACctggacaaaaacacacccTGGTGCTGGCCTTCAGACCATCTCAGGAGAAAAAG TACTGTGAAAGGCTGGACGTGTACGCTCAAACAATGACCTTAGCGGTGGTGCTGCAGGGGGAGGGCGTGGTTCCTGCTGTCACCTGTTCTCATCAAGGTGGGATCCTCGACTTTGGTTATGTTCTGGAGAAGGAGAGCACATCgcaggtcctgaag ctgcagaacgGCTCATTGGTGACAGTGGGCTTCAGGGTGCAGCTGGCCAGCCTCTGCCCCTCCTTGTCTGAGGATGAAGCCGACTCTGTGACAG GAACCCAGAATTACAGCGGGATGGGCGTGTTCAGTGTGtcgccagcagagggcagcatttCCCCAGAACAGAGCGTGGACGTCGTGATCTCGTTTCAGCCTGACCATCCCTCTGTGAACTACCGAGACAGACTTTCTATAAAGCTCAGGAACCAG atggatgtgtgtgtgatggatctGAGGGGTGCAGCTTCTTCCCATAACATGTATCTGTATGGGGGGGACCCACTGAAAGCCCCCGCTGAATCGCTCCTCCCACCACTGATTAGCAGCCAGTTTCAGCTCACAG CAGAGGCAGCAGTGATGGGGAAGGCCCCCGTGCCCATTCTGGTGACTCTGTGGGCCAGATACAGCGCAGGAGTCCTCATACCCGCAGTGCGACAGCTGCAACTGGGCTGCATCAGCTCCTCCCAGTTTAGTGAGAAG GGTGGGGAGTTTTTGTGGGATGACGTAGCATCACTGCAGGAGCTTGGCTTTAGTCTGCAGCCCAGTAAAGGCACCATAGAACCGGGCCAAAAACACACTGTCAGTATCACATGGACCCCCAACAGAGGATACAAG ccctTTGAGGTGGTGCAGACGTGTGTGTCGGTTTGGCTGAAAGGAGCTCAGACGAGCGTTTACAGAGTCACCCTGATGGCGCTGGTCTCCAACACCTGA